One segment of Variovorax sp. PAMC28562 DNA contains the following:
- the tssG gene encoding type VI secretion system baseplate subunit TssG has protein sequence MNSRVGAHLHSVSHEPWAYDYFALMRRLESVAKSSPRWGRALLPSAEPVRVGQEPSLSFAPASFSRFEAATDVSPPRLRQHFFGYLGPNGPLPVHLSDFIRERFINHGDPTWVAFLDTFAHRFSLHFYRAWASSRPAVALDRPGEDAFRLQVGALVGAGTAARNDRDEIHDDARLHFAGWLTRRVHNAESVEAVLCSYFGVPVRLERWVGHWMALPPGELTRLGRGDASRSMGMGAMLGQRAWDRQHRVRLHLGPLSLHQYRLFLPIGPARPELQRWMQQLLGDELEWDAELVLEQQEVPATRLGQTLGGNAPRLGWVSWLGQRPRTRDAADVRVRRDAGELVSHRSVRSFETMARGSS, from the coding sequence GTGAACTCACGGGTCGGTGCGCACCTGCATTCGGTGTCGCACGAGCCGTGGGCCTACGACTACTTCGCGTTGATGCGTCGCCTGGAATCGGTGGCAAAGAGCAGTCCGCGCTGGGGTCGTGCGTTGCTGCCGAGTGCCGAGCCGGTGCGCGTCGGGCAAGAGCCGTCGCTGTCGTTCGCGCCCGCCAGCTTCAGTCGATTCGAAGCCGCGACCGATGTCTCGCCGCCGCGCCTGCGCCAGCACTTCTTCGGCTACCTCGGACCCAACGGCCCGTTGCCGGTGCACCTGAGCGACTTCATTCGCGAGCGCTTCATCAACCACGGCGATCCGACATGGGTCGCGTTCCTCGACACTTTCGCGCACCGTTTCTCGTTGCACTTCTACCGCGCGTGGGCCTCGTCGCGGCCGGCCGTGGCGCTCGATCGACCGGGCGAAGACGCGTTTCGATTGCAGGTCGGCGCACTGGTCGGTGCCGGCACCGCGGCGCGCAATGACCGCGACGAAATCCATGACGACGCGCGACTGCACTTCGCGGGTTGGCTCACGCGTCGCGTGCACAACGCAGAGTCGGTCGAGGCGGTGTTGTGCAGCTACTTCGGCGTGCCGGTTCGGCTCGAGCGATGGGTAGGCCACTGGATGGCGTTGCCGCCCGGCGAGCTCACACGGCTCGGTCGCGGTGATGCTTCGCGCTCGATGGGCATGGGCGCAATGCTGGGACAGCGCGCGTGGGACCGGCAGCATCGGGTGCGGCTGCATCTTGGTCCGCTGTCGCTCCATCAGTACCGCCTTTTCCTGCCGATCGGCCCGGCGCGCCCCGAACTGCAGCGCTGGATGCAGCAGTTGCTCGGCGACGAACTCGAGTGGGATGCCGAGCTCGTGCTCGAGCAACAAGAAGTGCCGGCGACGCGGCTCGGCCAGACGCTGGGCGGCAACGCGCCGCGCCTCGGTTGGGTCAGCTGGCTCGGGCAGCGCCCTCGCACTCGCGATGCGGCCGACGTGCGCGTCCGGCGCGATGCGGGCGAGCTGGTTTCGCATCGTTCGGTGCGTTCTTTTGAAACCATGGCCCGCGGTTCGTCTTGA
- a CDS encoding murein transglycosylase A, translating into MNTSSTTYPVAIMVAIALAGCAIGPKPPASMTTPASTAPAPAAVEAAAPARPATSGPGAGNVAGQARTFSTQLATYTAVNFESVPGWRRDDFAETWPAFLGSCKVLTGRGDAWKEVCDRARKVDDKSSPSIRSFFETEFAAYQIRDDDRKPDGVVTGYFEPEISGNRSYSPPFIYPVYGQPEDMLFVDARKLPAGNGTVPVRVQGRDVIVQMGLSTRDMGAPGLYALDLSTITRDTLDRRVRLRIDGKRLMPYYTREEIETRGAPNAKVLAFVNSATALYEMQIQGSGRIRMPSGEVVRIAYAEQNGQPFRPTLVGSANSKGKSAVRTRGGAIELDPDDDDDEDLSAVKTRGFTLAKPVESGAVMVPGRKATGDVIGSGIKDPSYVFFKETIGSAGGPVGAFGVPLSAGRSIAVDPRSTPLGFPVFVSTRAPGTGAPMQRLTIAQDTGGAIRGAVRADYFFGNGTQAAANARRMKERGQLWILLPRGLAVAAASTSTLRTRGGAVGADLPQCLVPVEGQCVDD; encoded by the coding sequence ATGAACACCTCTTCGACGACTTATCCGGTTGCCATCATGGTCGCCATCGCATTGGCAGGATGCGCCATCGGGCCCAAGCCCCCCGCTTCCATGACGACTCCTGCCTCGACGGCGCCAGCACCCGCGGCCGTCGAAGCTGCGGCACCGGCGCGGCCCGCGACCAGCGGGCCCGGTGCCGGCAACGTGGCCGGTCAGGCCCGCACTTTTTCGACCCAGCTTGCGACCTACACCGCAGTCAATTTCGAATCGGTCCCCGGCTGGCGGCGCGACGACTTTGCCGAAACATGGCCCGCGTTCCTCGGCAGCTGCAAGGTGCTCACCGGTCGCGGCGATGCCTGGAAAGAGGTGTGCGACCGCGCCCGCAAAGTCGACGACAAGAGCTCACCCTCCATTCGCAGCTTTTTCGAAACTGAGTTCGCGGCCTACCAGATTCGCGACGACGACCGCAAGCCCGACGGCGTGGTCACCGGCTACTTCGAGCCCGAGATCAGCGGCAACCGCAGCTACTCGCCGCCCTTTATCTACCCGGTGTACGGCCAGCCTGAAGACATGCTGTTCGTCGATGCGCGCAAGCTGCCCGCCGGCAACGGCACGGTGCCGGTGCGCGTGCAGGGCCGCGACGTGATCGTGCAGATGGGGCTCAGCACGCGTGACATGGGCGCGCCAGGCTTGTATGCGCTCGACCTCTCCACCATCACGCGCGACACGCTGGATCGCCGCGTGCGGCTTCGCATCGATGGCAAGCGGCTGATGCCTTACTACACGCGTGAAGAAATCGAAACGCGCGGCGCGCCCAACGCCAAGGTGCTGGCCTTCGTCAACAGCGCGACGGCGCTGTACGAAATGCAGATCCAGGGCTCGGGCCGCATTCGCATGCCGAGTGGCGAGGTGGTCCGCATCGCCTACGCCGAACAGAACGGCCAGCCGTTTCGCCCGACGCTGGTCGGCTCGGCCAACAGCAAAGGCAAGAGCGCGGTGCGCACGCGCGGCGGTGCCATCGAACTCGATCCGGACGACGATGACGACGAAGACCTGAGCGCGGTCAAGACGCGCGGCTTCACGCTGGCGAAACCGGTCGAGAGCGGTGCCGTCATGGTGCCCGGCCGCAAAGCCACGGGCGACGTGATCGGCTCCGGCATCAAGGACCCGAGCTATGTGTTCTTCAAGGAGACGATCGGCTCTGCGGGCGGCCCGGTCGGCGCCTTCGGCGTGCCGTTGTCGGCGGGGCGGTCCATCGCGGTCGATCCGCGCAGCACGCCGCTCGGCTTCCCGGTGTTCGTGTCGACACGCGCACCCGGGACTGGCGCGCCGATGCAGCGGTTGACCATCGCACAAGACACCGGCGGCGCGATTCGTGGTGCGGTGCGGGCCGACTACTTCTTCGGCAACGGCACGCAGGCCGCGGCCAATGCGCGTCGCATGAAGGAACGCGGCCAACTCTGGATCTTGTTGCCGCGTGGCCTGGCGGTGGCAGCAGCCTCGACGTCGACCCTCCGGACGCGCGGCGGGGCGGTCGGTGCGGACCTGCCTCAGTGCCTGGTGCCGGTCGAAGGGCAGTGCGTCGATGACTGA
- a CDS encoding type VI secretion system accessory protein TagJ, which translates to MSAIELLKASDPVGALKALSDEVRAKPGDSKNRVFLAQLLCVLGQWERALNQLSVAAELDALAVPMKQVYGEAIRCEGVRAEVFAGNRTPMVFGQPDEWLALLIESLLRRGRGEQAMAEQLRERAFEGAPATAGTIDGSPFEWLADADMRLGPVLEAFVNGKYYWVPYARLSHIKLDPPEDLRDCVWLPAHLQFENGGETLALIPTRYEGSDKSDDGALQLARKTEWRELAPDVWVGSGQRVLSSDAGDHALMDVREIVFNEASNG; encoded by the coding sequence ATGTCCGCCATCGAACTGTTGAAGGCATCCGACCCCGTGGGCGCACTCAAGGCGCTCAGCGACGAGGTGCGTGCCAAGCCGGGCGACAGCAAGAACCGCGTGTTCCTCGCGCAGCTGTTGTGCGTGCTCGGTCAGTGGGAGCGTGCGCTCAACCAGCTGTCGGTCGCCGCCGAACTCGACGCACTGGCCGTGCCGATGAAGCAGGTCTACGGCGAAGCCATTCGCTGCGAAGGCGTGCGCGCAGAGGTGTTCGCCGGCAACCGCACGCCGATGGTCTTCGGCCAGCCCGACGAATGGCTGGCGCTGCTGATCGAGTCGCTGCTGCGGCGCGGCCGTGGCGAACAGGCGATGGCCGAGCAACTGCGCGAGCGCGCCTTCGAGGGTGCACCCGCCACGGCCGGGACGATCGACGGCTCACCCTTCGAGTGGCTGGCCGATGCCGACATGCGGCTCGGCCCGGTGCTCGAAGCCTTCGTCAACGGCAAGTACTACTGGGTGCCCTATGCGCGTCTCTCGCACATCAAGCTCGATCCGCCCGAAGACCTGCGCGACTGCGTCTGGTTGCCGGCGCATCTGCAGTTCGAGAACGGTGGCGAAACACTGGCGCTGATCCCGACGCGGTACGAGGGCTCCGACAAGAGCGACGACGGCGCCTTGCAACTGGCACGCAAGACCGAATGGCGCGAGCTGGCACCCGATGTGTGGGTCGGCTCGGGGCAGCGAGTGTTGAGCAGCGACGCGGGCGACCACGCGTTGATGGACGTGCGAGAGATCGTGTTCAACGAAGCCTCGAATGGCTGA
- the tssE gene encoding type VI secretion system baseplate subunit TssE codes for MAEPASAQERLQPSLLDRLVDHAPTEKRESDDKRTLTKQALRQAVLRDLGWLFNATGFGLAFDDKRHPNAARSVINYGLPMLSGQFTSSVQRVSMEQALKNAILQFEPRILPRTLEVELVMEGPALDSHNRIGLQIRGMLWAQPVPLEFLMRSRIDLEEGRIEIEDMAHPAR; via the coding sequence ATGGCTGAGCCCGCCAGCGCGCAGGAGCGGTTGCAGCCATCGCTGCTCGACCGACTTGTCGACCATGCGCCGACGGAGAAGCGAGAGAGCGACGACAAGCGAACGCTCACCAAGCAGGCGCTTCGGCAAGCGGTGCTGCGCGACCTCGGCTGGCTCTTCAACGCGACCGGCTTCGGCCTGGCCTTCGACGACAAGCGCCATCCCAACGCGGCACGCTCGGTCATCAACTACGGATTGCCTATGCTTTCCGGCCAGTTCACGTCGAGCGTGCAGCGTGTCAGCATGGAACAGGCTTTGAAGAACGCGATCCTGCAGTTCGAGCCGCGCATCCTGCCCCGCACTCTGGAAGTCGAACTCGTCATGGAAGGGCCGGCCCTTGATTCACACAACCGCATCGGGCTGCAGATTCGCGGCATGCTCTGGGCACAACCCGTGCCGCTGGAGTTCCTGATGCGAAGCCGCATCGATCTCGAAGAGGGTCGCATCGAGATCGAAGACATGGCGCACCCGGCACGGTAG
- the tssF gene encoding type VI secretion system baseplate subunit TssF, with translation MDPRLLNLYEQELRYFRESSGEFARAFPKIAHRLGVEGQEVADPYVERLIEATAFLSARVGLKLDAEFPRFTGHLLDIVYPHFMAPTPSMTVVCCTPELDDANLATGPTLPRNSGLRSRHAVGQNTHCEFRTARALRVWPIEVIRAQYFTYAPDLPINQHPQAREIRGGLRMSLRTTAGLTLDKLQLDELVIHFGGADDVAWQLHECFLGKPIGVMVQPIGPGGTVGAAGPGAVRTLPASAVQPIGFDDDEALLPVTATGFSGFRLVQEYFAFPQRFQFARIVGLQALLRGMPGTEVELVVLFSRGDPALEKLVTADNIQLHCVPAINLFPKRLDRVAITESNSEFHLVPDRTRPQDFEVHSVTEVLGLGNVGQGQGAPGSGQSDGPQELLFRPFYAAFHGSRHSHPAYYTTTREPRSLSVKQRTEGHRSSHIGSEVYMQIVDPQEAPYPPGLRQLAVAALVTNRDLPMLLPLGRDNDFDCVDSFPVQRVRMVRGPSRPVSPVVNNGLGWRVVDHLALNYLSIGGADTHKNAAALREMLMLYAVHADESRQVQVRGLLSVSSKPVARRLPMAGPIAFGRGLEVTLEVDRNAFHGQSAFLFGAVLAQYLARHVEVNHFVETVLAVAGKGETMRWRPLCGTRPVM, from the coding sequence ATGGACCCCCGCCTGCTGAACCTGTACGAGCAGGAGCTTCGGTATTTTCGCGAAAGCTCCGGCGAGTTCGCACGGGCGTTTCCCAAGATCGCACACCGGCTCGGTGTCGAAGGTCAGGAGGTCGCCGACCCGTACGTCGAGCGCCTGATAGAGGCCACCGCCTTCTTGTCGGCGCGCGTCGGACTCAAGCTCGATGCGGAGTTTCCGCGCTTCACCGGGCACCTGCTCGACATCGTGTATCCACACTTCATGGCGCCGACGCCGTCCATGACGGTGGTGTGCTGCACTCCCGAACTCGACGATGCGAACCTTGCCACCGGGCCCACGCTGCCGCGCAACAGCGGCCTGCGTTCGCGCCATGCCGTGGGGCAGAACACGCACTGCGAATTTCGCACCGCACGTGCCTTGCGCGTGTGGCCGATCGAAGTGATCCGGGCGCAGTACTTCACCTATGCGCCCGACCTGCCGATCAACCAGCATCCGCAGGCGCGCGAAATCCGCGGCGGCTTGCGCATGTCGTTGCGCACGACGGCCGGCCTCACCCTCGACAAGCTCCAGCTCGATGAGCTGGTGATCCACTTCGGTGGCGCCGACGACGTGGCGTGGCAATTGCACGAATGCTTTCTCGGCAAGCCGATCGGTGTCATGGTGCAGCCGATCGGCCCTGGCGGTACGGTCGGCGCAGCGGGGCCAGGCGCGGTGCGAACACTGCCTGCAAGTGCGGTTCAGCCGATAGGCTTCGACGACGACGAAGCGCTGCTGCCGGTAACGGCCACCGGCTTCTCCGGCTTCAGGCTGGTGCAGGAGTACTTCGCGTTTCCGCAGCGCTTTCAGTTCGCGCGCATCGTCGGCTTGCAGGCGTTGCTGCGCGGCATGCCGGGCACCGAGGTCGAGCTGGTCGTGCTGTTCTCGCGTGGCGACCCGGCGCTCGAAAAACTGGTGACGGCAGACAACATCCAGCTGCACTGCGTGCCGGCCATCAACCTCTTTCCCAAGCGCCTCGACCGTGTCGCCATCACCGAGAGCAACAGCGAATTCCATCTGGTCCCCGACCGCACGCGGCCCCAGGATTTCGAGGTGCATTCGGTCACCGAGGTGCTCGGGCTCGGCAACGTCGGTCAGGGCCAGGGAGCCCCAGGGTCGGGCCAGTCCGATGGTCCGCAGGAGCTGCTCTTCCGCCCCTTCTATGCCGCGTTCCATGGCAGCCGGCACAGCCATCCCGCGTACTACACGACCACGCGTGAGCCGCGCAGTCTGTCGGTCAAGCAGCGCACCGAGGGGCATCGCAGCAGCCACATCGGCTCCGAGGTCTACATGCAGATCGTCGACCCGCAGGAGGCGCCGTACCCGCCGGGCTTGCGCCAGTTGGCGGTTGCGGCGCTCGTGACCAATCGCGATCTGCCGATGCTGCTGCCGCTCGGGCGCGACAACGATTTCGATTGCGTCGACTCGTTCCCGGTGCAGCGCGTACGCATGGTGCGCGGCCCGTCGCGGCCGGTGTCGCCAGTGGTGAACAACGGCCTTGGCTGGCGTGTGGTCGACCATCTGGCGCTCAACTACCTGTCGATCGGCGGTGCCGATACGCACAAGAACGCGGCTGCCCTGCGCGAGATGCTGATGCTCTATGCGGTGCATGCCGACGAGTCGCGCCAGGTGCAGGTGCGCGGCTTGCTGTCGGTGTCGTCGAAGCCGGTGGCGCGACGCTTGCCGATGGCCGGCCCGATCGCTTTCGGCCGCGGGCTCGAAGTCACGCTCGAAGTCGACCGCAATGCTTTTCATGGGCAGAGCGCCTTCCTTTTCGGCGCCGTGCTGGCGCAGTATCTGGCGCGCCATGTCGAGGTGAATCACTTTGTCGAAACGGTGCTCGCCGTCGCCGGCAAGGGCGAGACGATGCGCTGGAGGCCGCTGTGCGGGACGCGCCCGGTGATGTGA
- the tssH gene encoding type VI secretion system ATPase TssH, with protein sequence MSEISRTALFGKLNSLAYKAIEGATVFCKMRGNPYVELEHWFAQLLQAQDSDLHRVIQHYGLDISVIAKDMTAALDRLPRGATAISDFSPHIENAIERAWTYATLQFGEAQVRTGYILIGMLKTQSLRNPLFNLSKQFERVKVEDLADNFVKICDPSPESQMRAQDGTGLASGGGVGTPGADAGAMAPAAMGKGDALKKFAVDLTEKAKKGEIDPVTGRDEEIRQIVDILMRRRQNNPLLTGEAGVGKTAVVEGFAQRLARGDVPPQLKDVKLLTLDIGLLQAGASMKGEFEQRLRQVIDEVQSSPTPIILFIDEIHTLVGAGGAAGTGDAANLLKPALARGNLRTIGATTWAEYKKYIEKDPALTRRFQVVQVPEPDEVKAILMLRGVASVLEKHHRVQLLDEAIEAAVKLSHRYIPARQLPDKAVSLLDTACARVAVSQHATPPEVEDCLRRIEGLKVEQEIIGREETIGIDVTKRAAAVGGSLVESNEQLEKLNARWQEEKGLIDRLLELRAQLRKAGEAVDVPVEGATPSIVEAATAPDRAALLAELHELQARIATVQGESPLILPSVDEQAVASVVADWTGIPVGRMVKNEVQAVLELADTLNKRVIGQKHGLEMIARRIQTSRARLDNPGKPIGVFMLCGTSGVGKTETALALAEALYGGEQNIITINMSEFQEAHTVSTLKGAPPGYVGYGEGGILTEAVRRRPYSVVLLDEVEKAHPDVHEIFFQVFDKGWMEDGEGRMIDFKNTIILLTTNAGSELVMSMCRDPELLPDPVALNEALKAPLMKIFPPALLGRIVTIPYYPLSPEMMAMIVRLQLGRIQKRVAANHGIPFEYTEAVVKQVVARCNDVESGGRAIDAILTNTVLPTISVEYLQRLASGGEIKRVALDVKDADFTYAFD encoded by the coding sequence ATGAGTGAAATCAGCCGCACCGCCTTGTTCGGCAAGCTCAACTCGCTGGCCTACAAAGCCATCGAAGGCGCCACGGTGTTCTGCAAGATGCGCGGGAATCCGTACGTCGAGCTGGAGCACTGGTTCGCGCAGTTGCTGCAGGCGCAAGACTCCGACCTGCATCGCGTCATCCAGCACTATGGGCTCGACATCTCGGTCATCGCGAAAGACATGACCGCAGCACTCGACCGGCTGCCGCGCGGTGCTACGGCCATCAGCGATTTCTCTCCACACATCGAGAACGCGATCGAGCGCGCCTGGACCTACGCCACGCTGCAGTTCGGCGAGGCGCAAGTGCGCACCGGCTACATCCTGATCGGCATGCTGAAGACGCAGAGCCTGCGCAACCCGCTGTTCAATCTGTCGAAGCAGTTCGAGCGCGTCAAGGTCGAAGACCTGGCCGACAACTTCGTCAAGATTTGCGACCCGTCGCCCGAGTCGCAGATGCGTGCGCAAGACGGCACCGGCTTGGCGTCAGGGGGAGGCGTTGGGACACCGGGCGCAGACGCCGGCGCCATGGCGCCGGCAGCGATGGGCAAGGGCGATGCGCTGAAGAAGTTCGCTGTCGACCTTACGGAAAAAGCGAAGAAGGGCGAGATCGACCCGGTCACCGGACGCGACGAAGAGATCCGCCAGATCGTCGACATCCTGATGCGCCGGCGCCAGAACAACCCGTTGCTCACCGGCGAGGCCGGCGTCGGCAAGACGGCGGTGGTCGAGGGCTTCGCGCAGCGCCTCGCGCGTGGCGATGTGCCGCCGCAACTCAAGGACGTGAAGCTGCTCACCCTCGACATCGGCTTGCTGCAGGCTGGCGCCAGCATGAAGGGCGAGTTCGAACAGCGTCTGCGGCAAGTCATCGATGAAGTGCAAAGCTCGCCGACGCCGATCATCCTTTTCATCGACGAAATCCACACGCTGGTCGGTGCCGGTGGCGCGGCCGGCACGGGCGATGCAGCCAACCTTCTGAAGCCGGCATTGGCGCGCGGCAACCTGCGCACCATCGGCGCGACGACCTGGGCCGAGTACAAGAAGTACATCGAAAAGGACCCGGCGCTGACGCGGCGCTTTCAGGTCGTGCAGGTGCCGGAGCCGGACGAGGTCAAGGCCATCCTGATGCTGCGCGGCGTGGCCAGCGTGCTTGAAAAACACCATCGCGTTCAGCTGCTGGACGAAGCGATAGAGGCTGCAGTGAAGCTGTCGCATCGGTACATACCGGCTCGCCAATTGCCGGACAAGGCGGTGAGCCTGCTCGACACGGCTTGTGCGCGGGTTGCCGTGAGTCAACACGCGACGCCGCCGGAAGTCGAAGACTGTTTGCGCCGCATCGAAGGACTCAAGGTCGAGCAGGAAATCATCGGACGTGAGGAGACGATCGGCATCGATGTGACCAAGCGGGCGGCGGCGGTGGGCGGGTCGCTGGTCGAGTCGAACGAGCAGCTTGAAAAGCTCAACGCGCGCTGGCAGGAAGAGAAGGGCTTGATCGATCGGTTGCTCGAACTGCGCGCGCAACTGCGCAAAGCGGGTGAGGCGGTCGATGTGCCGGTGGAGGGCGCGACGCCGTCCATCGTCGAGGCAGCCACTGCGCCCGACCGCGCGGCGCTGCTTGCGGAACTGCACGAGCTGCAGGCCAGGATCGCCACCGTCCAGGGCGAGTCCCCACTCATCCTTCCTTCGGTCGACGAGCAGGCCGTGGCCTCTGTCGTCGCCGACTGGACCGGCATTCCTGTCGGCCGCATGGTGAAAAACGAAGTGCAGGCGGTGCTGGAATTGGCGGACACGCTGAACAAGCGCGTCATCGGCCAGAAGCATGGCCTCGAGATGATCGCGCGCCGCATCCAGACCTCGCGTGCACGACTCGACAACCCCGGCAAGCCGATCGGCGTATTCATGTTGTGCGGCACCTCCGGCGTCGGCAAGACGGAGACCGCACTTGCTCTGGCCGAGGCGCTGTACGGCGGTGAGCAGAACATCATCACCATCAACATGAGCGAGTTCCAGGAGGCGCACACCGTGTCCACGCTCAAGGGTGCGCCGCCCGGCTACGTGGGCTACGGCGAGGGCGGCATATTGACGGAAGCGGTGCGACGCCGGCCTTACTCGGTGGTGCTGCTCGACGAGGTCGAGAAGGCGCACCCGGACGTGCACGAGATCTTCTTCCAGGTCTTCGACAAGGGCTGGATGGAAGACGGCGAGGGCCGCATGATCGACTTCAAGAACACGATCATCCTGCTCACCACCAACGCCGGCAGCGAGCTGGTCATGAGCATGTGCCGCGACCCGGAGCTGCTGCCCGATCCGGTGGCGCTGAACGAGGCGCTCAAGGCGCCGCTGATGAAGATCTTTCCGCCCGCGCTGCTCGGCCGCATCGTGACGATTCCGTACTACCCGCTGTCGCCCGAGATGATGGCGATGATCGTACGACTGCAACTCGGCCGTATCCAGAAGCGCGTCGCGGCCAACCACGGCATTCCGTTCGAATACACCGAAGCGGTGGTCAAGCAGGTGGTGGCGCGCTGCAACGACGTGGAGTCGGGCGGCCGTGCCATCGACGCCATCCTGACCAACACGGTGCTGCCGACCATCTCGGTCGAGTACCTGCAGCGGCTGGCCTCGGGCGGCGAGATCAAGCGCGTCGCGCTCGATGTGAAAGACGCCGACTTCACCTACGCGTTCGACTAG
- a CDS encoding type VI secretion system tube protein Hcp — MSLNGDGYLDTDEALRLLDLGLRKGVSLDMAMSIDNRGTPVEGESPRTYADGKARMDLLGYDVHAGLRIAPGASTASLSLSHLQVVRQSDAATASIASLLRNQTVGLTITVSIYRSGGEDGSQLEPMIEFVFTGGRVNEVAYLTGGSSGHPCEVIRFGYRVMSINSAAQLATGIRGAVRTCDLTAS; from the coding sequence ATGTCATTGAACGGCGATGGATACCTGGACACAGACGAGGCATTGCGCCTGCTCGACCTCGGCCTTCGCAAGGGCGTGTCGCTCGACATGGCGATGTCGATCGACAACCGCGGAACGCCGGTCGAAGGCGAATCGCCGCGCACCTATGCCGACGGCAAGGCGCGCATGGACCTGCTCGGCTACGACGTGCACGCGGGCTTGCGCATCGCGCCGGGCGCGAGCACGGCATCGCTGTCGCTGTCGCACTTGCAGGTCGTGCGGCAGTCCGATGCGGCCACCGCGTCGATCGCCAGCCTGCTGCGCAACCAGACGGTCGGCCTCACCATCACCGTGTCGATCTATCGCTCCGGCGGTGAAGACGGCTCGCAACTGGAACCGATGATCGAGTTCGTGTTTACCGGCGGCCGCGTCAATGAGGTCGCCTACCTCACGGGCGGCTCGTCGGGGCACCCGTGCGAAGTCATTCGCTTCGGCTACCGCGTGATGTCGATCAACTCTGCCGCGCAGCTCGCCACCGGCATTCGCGGGGCCGTGCGCACCTGCGACCTGACGGCTTCCTGA